The following proteins are encoded in a genomic region of Thioclava nitratireducens:
- a CDS encoding TIGR01459 family HAD-type hydrolase gives MTRIISSLSEISDSHDALFCDLWGCLHNGVEAFPGAVAALQAFRAKGGKVVLLTNAPRPSKFVMESLDKLGCPRDAYDLVVSSGDAAQDAMFAGAVGKKVWHLGPSKDDGFFTEVPEEWQGQAEITRVDFDDAEGIVCTGPFDEVNEVPEDYRPKFLLAKMRELPMLCANPDIVVDLGDKRIYCAGALAALYEEMGGEAMYFGKPHPPIYDLARRKLSRLGGAEDARILAIGDGINTDVAGAAGEGMDCLFITGGLAHDQFGADPQNPNPELLRTWLEARQRDPLYSMGQLT, from the coding sequence ATGACCCGCATCATCTCTTCTCTCTCCGAGATTTCCGACTCGCATGACGCGCTGTTCTGCGATCTGTGGGGCTGCCTGCATAACGGGGTCGAGGCTTTCCCCGGGGCTGTCGCGGCGCTGCAGGCGTTTCGCGCGAAGGGCGGCAAGGTCGTCCTTCTGACCAACGCGCCGCGTCCGTCGAAGTTCGTGATGGAGTCACTCGACAAGCTGGGCTGTCCGCGCGACGCCTACGACCTCGTCGTCTCTTCCGGCGATGCCGCGCAGGATGCGATGTTCGCGGGCGCCGTTGGCAAGAAGGTCTGGCATCTGGGGCCGTCCAAGGATGACGGCTTCTTCACCGAGGTGCCGGAAGAATGGCAGGGGCAAGCCGAGATCACCCGCGTCGATTTCGACGATGCAGAGGGTATCGTCTGCACCGGTCCCTTCGACGAGGTGAACGAAGTTCCCGAGGATTACCGCCCGAAATTCCTGCTGGCGAAGATGCGCGAGTTGCCGATGCTCTGCGCGAACCCCGATATCGTCGTGGATCTGGGCGACAAGCGCATCTATTGCGCTGGCGCTTTGGCCGCGCTCTACGAGGAAATGGGCGGCGAGGCGATGTATTTCGGAAAGCCCCATCCGCCGATCTACGATCTCGCGCGGCGCAAGTTGAGCCGTCTGGGCGGCGCGGAGGATGCGCGCATCCTCGCCATCGGCGACGGGATCAATACCGATGTGGCCGGCGCCGCGGGGGAGGGGATGGATTGCCTCTTCATCACCGGCGGTCTGGCGCATGACCAGTTCGGCGCCGATCCGCAGAACCCCAATCCGGAGCTGCTGCGCACCTGGCTGGAGGCGCGTCAGCGCGATCCACTCTACAGC